From a single Flavobacterium sp. genomic region:
- a CDS encoding UDP-N-acetylmuramate--L-alanine ligase codes for MRTHFIAIGGAAMHNLALALHNKGYHVTGSDDAIFEPSKSRLEKKGLLPKEEGWFPEKITTDIEAIILGMHAKADNPELLKAQELGLKIYSYPEFLYEQSKNKTRVVIGGSHGKTTITSMILHVMHYHNIEVDYMVGAQLEGFDTMVHLTEDNDFIVLEGDEYLTSPIDLRPKFHLYQPNIALLSGIAWDHINVFPTFDNYVEQFRIFANQITRGGILVYNEEDEAVKAVAEETENQIRKIAYQTPSYTVENGTTLLDTPEGPMPIEVFGAHNLSNLAGAKWICQCMGVDEAEFYEAIASFKGASKRLEKIAESATKVAYKDFAHSPSKVSATTKAVKAQYPDRKVVACLELHTYSSLNAEFLKEYQGALDAADVAVVFYSPDAVKIKRLEEVTYDQIAQSFQREDLIIYTNPTEFKDFLFSQNLENSALLLMSSGNYGGLNFDEVKGLIN; via the coding sequence ATGAGAACACATTTCATAGCCATTGGCGGAGCAGCCATGCACAATTTAGCATTAGCCTTACACAACAAAGGATATCATGTAACGGGTAGCGATGACGCTATTTTTGAACCTTCAAAATCGCGTTTGGAGAAAAAAGGATTGTTACCAAAAGAAGAAGGTTGGTTTCCCGAAAAAATCACAACCGATATTGAAGCGATTATTTTAGGAATGCACGCCAAAGCGGATAATCCAGAATTGTTGAAAGCACAAGAATTAGGCTTGAAGATTTATTCGTATCCTGAATTTTTATACGAACAATCGAAAAATAAAACCCGAGTAGTTATTGGTGGTTCACATGGAAAAACGACGATTACTTCGATGATTTTACATGTGATGCATTATCACAATATCGAAGTGGATTATATGGTAGGAGCACAGTTAGAAGGTTTCGATACGATGGTACATTTAACTGAAGATAATGATTTTATCGTATTAGAAGGCGATGAATATTTGACTTCTCCGATCGATTTGCGACCAAAATTTCATTTGTACCAACCCAATATTGCCTTGTTATCAGGAATTGCTTGGGATCATATCAATGTGTTTCCTACGTTTGATAATTACGTGGAACAGTTTAGAATTTTCGCTAATCAAATCACGCGTGGCGGTATTTTAGTTTACAACGAAGAAGACGAAGCCGTAAAAGCAGTAGCCGAAGAAACGGAAAATCAAATCCGAAAAATAGCTTATCAAACCCCAAGTTACACCGTTGAAAACGGAACAACTTTATTAGATACGCCAGAAGGACCAATGCCAATTGAAGTTTTCGGAGCACACAACCTAAGCAATTTAGCAGGTGCCAAATGGATTTGCCAATGCATGGGCGTTGACGAAGCCGAATTTTACGAAGCCATCGCTAGTTTCAAAGGCGCTTCCAAACGATTAGAAAAAATTGCCGAAAGTGCTACTAAAGTCGCGTATAAAGATTTTGCACATTCACCAAGTAAAGTTTCTGCCACGACAAAAGCGGTAAAAGCACAATATCCAGATAGAAAAGTAGTCGCTTGTTTAGAATTGCACACCTATAGTAGTTTAAATGCCGAGTTCTTAAAAGAATACCAAGGAGCATTAGACGCAGCGGATGTTGCCGTAGTTTTCTATTCGCCCGATGCCGTAAAAATCAAACGTTTGGAAGAAGTAACGTATGACCAAATTGCCCAATCGTTCCAAAGAGAAGATTTAATTATTTACACCAACCCAACCGAATTCAAAGATTTTTTATTCAGCCAAAATTTAGAAAATTCAGCTTTATTATTAATGAGTTCAGGAAATTACGGCGGATTGAATTTTGATGAGGTGAAAGGATTAATCAATTAG
- a CDS encoding DUF1287 domain-containing protein, with protein sequence MKFTGIILLSFLFLNCKKETFKTEIAQQIESKTEIEAIENPTDFYEKLSNAALSIIDPEVVYTPAYVGIKYPNGDVPAKTGVCTDVVIRAYRKLGIDLQKEVHEDMKDNFSLYPNLKKWGLKTTDKNIDHRRVPNLEVFFARKGKTLSITQNPKDYKTGDLVTWMIGDKLPHIGIVTHIKSENGNPMIVHNVGSGQVLEDCLFSWKIVGHYKYGN encoded by the coding sequence ATGAAATTTACTGGAATCATTTTATTGTCTTTTTTATTTCTGAATTGTAAAAAAGAAACCTTTAAAACGGAAATAGCGCAACAGATTGAATCAAAAACAGAAATCGAAGCAATTGAAAACCCAACTGATTTTTATGAAAAATTATCCAATGCAGCGCTTTCGATAATTGATCCAGAAGTGGTTTACACGCCGGCTTATGTTGGGATAAAATATCCAAATGGTGATGTTCCTGCAAAAACGGGAGTTTGTACCGATGTGGTGATTCGTGCCTATCGAAAACTAGGAATTGATTTGCAAAAAGAAGTGCATGAAGACATGAAAGACAACTTTTCCTTGTATCCCAATTTAAAAAAATGGGGTCTAAAAACCACAGATAAAAATATCGACCATAGAAGAGTTCCGAATTTAGAAGTTTTCTTTGCTCGAAAAGGAAAAACTTTATCCATTACACAAAATCCAAAAGATTACAAAACTGGTGATTTAGTCACTTGGATGATTGGCGATAAATTGCCACACATTGGAATTGTAACACATATAAAATCAGAAAATGGAAACCCTATGATTGTACACAACGTAGGAAGCGGACAAGTTTTAGAAGATTGTTTGTTCAGTTGGAAAATTGTGGGGCATTATAAATACGGCAATTAG